The following are encoded together in the Parabacteroides chongii genome:
- a CDS encoding master DNA invertase Mpi family serine-type recombinase — protein sequence MIYGYVRVSTDKQSTENQRFEIEKFAKAKSMRIDRWVEETISGTTDVAERQLGRLIKQIRKGDILVTTELSRLGRNLMQVMSFLHQCMEKDIFVITVKERYELGNNINSKILAFAFSLSAEIERNLISQRTKEALARKKKEGTKLGRPKGGKSELYKLSGKESMIRKLLEEKKTKLYISKKLGVNRQTLRDFMKMNPELD from the coding sequence ATGATATACGGTTATGTAAGAGTCAGTACAGATAAGCAAAGTACTGAAAATCAGCGATTTGAAATAGAAAAGTTCGCAAAAGCCAAAAGCATGCGTATTGATCGCTGGGTAGAAGAAACAATCAGTGGAACGACTGATGTCGCAGAACGGCAGCTTGGCCGTTTAATTAAACAAATTCGTAAGGGAGATATCCTGGTTACAACCGAGTTATCACGTTTAGGACGTAATCTGATGCAGGTTATGAGCTTTCTCCATCAATGCATGGAAAAAGACATTTTTGTGATTACGGTAAAGGAGCGCTATGAGTTGGGAAACAACATCAACAGCAAAATTTTGGCATTCGCTTTCAGCCTGAGTGCAGAGATCGAACGTAACCTGATTTCACAACGTACCAAAGAGGCATTAGCCAGAAAAAAGAAAGAAGGTACAAAGCTGGGACGTCCTAAAGGAGGAAAATCTGAACTGTACAAACTTTCCGGTAAGGAAAGCATGATTCGAAAGCTCCTGGAGGAAAAGAAAACCAAGCTGTACATTAGTAAAAAATTAGGTGTAAACAGACAAACTCTAAGGGATTTTATGAAAATGAATCCGGAATTGGACTGA
- the ndk gene encoding nucleoside-diphosphate kinase — MERTLVILKPCTIQRGLIGEIIARFEKKGLILEGMKMTWLTDEILSEHYAHLKERPFFQRVKDAMAVCPVVVCCWKGVDAVNVVRTLAGATNGRNAAPGTIRGDYSMSVQENIVHASDSQETAAIELKRFFNDDELFNYETKNLLSLYANDEF; from the coding sequence ATGGAAAGAACACTTGTAATATTGAAACCATGCACTATTCAGCGAGGTTTGATCGGTGAAATCATTGCTCGTTTCGAAAAAAAAGGATTGATCCTTGAAGGTATGAAAATGACCTGGTTAACAGATGAAATTTTGAGCGAACATTACGCTCACCTAAAAGAAAGGCCTTTTTTCCAAAGAGTTAAAGATGCAATGGCAGTATGTCCTGTCGTTGTTTGTTGCTGGAAAGGAGTCGATGCCGTAAATGTAGTACGCACGTTGGCAGGCGCTACCAATGGTAGAAACGCTGCTCCCGGTACTATTCGCGGGGACTATAGCATGAGTGTACAGGAAAATATCGTACATGCTTCCGACTCACAGGAGACGGCTGCCATCGAATTAAAAAGATTCTTCAATGATGACGAATTATTTAATTATGAGACAAAAAACCTGCTCAGCCTTTACGCAAATGACGAATTCTGA
- a CDS encoding DUF4494 domain-containing protein, which yields MHSWFECKVSFEKVLENGMQKKVTEPYLVDALSFTEAEARIIEEIRPFISGEFTVTDIKRARLSELFFNENGDRFYKIKVYFITLDEKSGAEKKTAAQMLAQACTLKEAIAVLEEGMKGTMADYTIASVTETMLMDVFPFSASDDKTPKSGEELIAEQKKQAEDKAQEA from the coding sequence ATGCATAGTTGGTTTGAATGTAAAGTCTCCTTTGAAAAAGTACTGGAGAACGGAATGCAAAAGAAAGTAACAGAACCTTACCTGGTCGATGCCCTCTCCTTTACGGAAGCAGAAGCACGTATCATCGAAGAAATCCGCCCGTTCATTTCCGGCGAATTTACTGTTACAGACATTAAACGCGCACGCCTCTCTGAATTATTCTTCAACGAAAACGGCGACCGTTTCTACAAGATCAAGGTCTATTTCATCACGCTCGACGAGAAAAGCGGTGCTGAGAAAAAAACAGCAGCACAAATGCTTGCCCAGGCATGCACATTAAAAGAAGCCATCGCTGTATTGGAAGAAGGCATGAAAGGTACAATGGCCGATTACACGATCGCATCGGTTACGGAAACCATGCTGATGGATGTATTCCCATTCTCTGCCAGCGACGACAAAACACCTAAATCAGGAGAAGAACTGATTGCTGAACAGAAGAAACAGGCTGAAGACAAAGCACAGGAAGCATGA
- a CDS encoding YggS family pyridoxal phosphate-dependent enzyme — translation MSISQNIVQLKASLPANVTLVAVSKFHPAAALEEAYNAGQRVFGESRAQELTAKQKVLPGDIEWHFIGPLQSNKVKDIAPFIHTIHSIDSLKLLQEVNKQALKNSRIIRVLLEIHVAQEETKHGLSPDECRELLQNEQLAELRNIQICGLMGMATYTDDTTLIEQEFHTLHELFSELKSIYFKGNDNFAVLSMGMSHDYPIAIRQGSTMIRVGTSIFGEREY, via the coding sequence ATGAGCATCTCCCAAAATATAGTACAGCTAAAGGCATCGTTACCGGCAAACGTCACGCTGGTAGCCGTGTCTAAGTTTCATCCGGCAGCAGCATTGGAGGAAGCCTACAATGCTGGCCAGCGTGTCTTCGGCGAAAGCAGGGCACAGGAGCTGACGGCTAAACAAAAAGTACTACCGGGTGATATAGAATGGCATTTTATCGGTCCGCTGCAAAGCAATAAAGTGAAAGATATCGCACCTTTTATCCATACGATCCATAGCATCGATTCCCTTAAATTATTGCAGGAGGTAAACAAGCAAGCCTTAAAAAACAGCCGTATTATTCGTGTCTTGCTGGAAATACACGTTGCACAGGAAGAAACAAAACACGGACTGTCACCAGACGAATGCCGCGAACTTTTGCAAAACGAACAACTCGCCGAACTAAGGAATATTCAGATATGCGGATTGATGGGAATGGCGACCTATACAGATGATACAACGCTCATCGAACAGGAATTTCACACCTTGCATGAACTTTTCAGTGAATTAAAATCTATATATTTCAAAGGAAATGATAATTTTGCAGTGTTATCCATGGGAATGAGCCACGATTATCCGATTGCCATTCGTCAGGGTAGCACTATGATACGGGTTGGAACCAGTATTTTCGGCGAACGCGAGTACTAA
- a CDS encoding dihydroorotate dehydrogenase-like protein: MIDIKTQYAGLTLRNPLIVGSSGLTNNPERNKEFEKAGAGAIVLKSLFEEQIEMQSDSLMQDSDYPEAADYIRGYVKANQVNNYLELIKKTKEQCTIPIIASINCYKSDVWIDFARQIELAGADALELNVFFLETSLEYNPDEIRDLYVNIIRKVKETISIPVIIKIGKNVGNIPALVNTLKVNGADGIVMFNRFYQPDIDINNMQIVSGNVFSNHSDLSDTIRWTAIVSGKVPGISIASSTGIHDWEDVIKCLLAGASAVQMCSALYTHGGEIISQVLTCIEEWMHQAHYQSLSQFQGKLNYANIPNPAMYERSQFMKYFSNRD; this comes from the coding sequence ATGATTGACATTAAAACCCAATACGCGGGACTAACACTTCGCAATCCTTTAATTGTAGGAAGTTCAGGTTTGACAAATAATCCTGAGCGAAACAAGGAATTCGAAAAAGCCGGTGCCGGAGCCATTGTTCTCAAATCTCTTTTTGAGGAACAAATCGAAATGCAGAGCGATTCGCTTATGCAGGACTCCGATTATCCGGAGGCCGCTGACTATATCCGCGGTTATGTAAAAGCAAACCAGGTAAACAACTACCTGGAACTGATCAAAAAGACTAAAGAACAGTGTACCATTCCTATCATTGCCAGCATCAACTGTTACAAGTCTGATGTATGGATTGATTTTGCCCGCCAGATAGAGTTGGCAGGAGCAGACGCTCTAGAACTGAATGTATTCTTCCTTGAAACGAGTTTGGAATACAACCCCGACGAGATACGCGACCTCTACGTCAATATCATCCGGAAAGTAAAGGAAACGATTTCAATACCTGTTATTATAAAGATCGGGAAAAATGTCGGAAATATCCCGGCACTGGTCAACACATTAAAGGTAAACGGAGCAGACGGTATCGTTATGTTCAACCGTTTCTACCAGCCGGATATCGACATTAATAATATGCAGATAGTATCCGGCAATGTGTTCAGCAACCACTCCGACCTAAGTGATACGATCCGTTGGACCGCAATTGTATCCGGAAAGGTACCCGGAATAAGCATTGCTTCTTCTACCGGTATTCATGACTGGGAAGACGTGATCAAATGCCTGTTGGCAGGAGCTTCAGCCGTACAGATGTGCAGCGCATTATATACACATGGCGGTGAAATCATTTCACAGGTACTTACCTGCATAGAAGAATGGATGCACCAGGCACACTATCAAAGCCTGTCACAATTCCAGGGTAAACTGAACTATGCCAACATTCCTAATCCGGCAATGTACGAGCGTTCACAGTTTATGAAATACTTCTCAAACAGAGACTAA
- a CDS encoding MarR family winged helix-turn-helix transcriptional regulator: MEAICVIKDIYKTLYQFEKAFSEVHEITINEAMLLCCLKDNQAKSAGTICDYIGLSNSRVSKVITSVENKGFIHRAISKEDKRQMFFSLTPKGKEKVQQMMNAELRFDSLFDKLQQCMKKG, from the coding sequence ATGGAAGCAATTTGCGTAATAAAGGACATCTATAAAACATTGTACCAATTTGAGAAAGCATTCTCGGAGGTACATGAGATCACAATCAATGAAGCCATGCTGCTTTGCTGCCTGAAAGACAACCAGGCAAAATCAGCCGGTACGATTTGTGATTATATCGGTTTATCGAATTCACGAGTATCCAAGGTTATTACTTCCGTCGAAAACAAAGGATTCATCCACCGTGCAATCAGTAAGGAAGATAAGCGGCAGATGTTCTTCTCTCTTACCCCGAAAGGCAAAGAGAAAGTTCAACAGATGATGAATGCCGAATTGCGTTTCGACAGTCTGTTCGATAAATTGCAGCAATGCATGAAAAAAGGGTAA
- a CDS encoding CoA-disulfide reductase produces MKYLIVGGVAGGATVAARLRRIDENAEIILFERGKYVSYANCGLPYYIGGTITERNKLFVQTAQGFTARFNIDIRTEQEVTAIHPKEKTVEIRELNTARTYIENYDKLILSPGAEPLRPGIEGINSDKIFTLRNVPDTDTIKKYVSRNNPRHAVVVGGGFIGLEMAENLHHLGIRVAVVEMANQVMAPLDYSMAAIVHQQLIEKQVDLRLEDGVSRFEEIPEGIIVHLRSGKQITTDLVLLSIGVRPETRLAKEAGLSLGSLGGIAINDYMQTSDPDIYALGDAVEVLNPVTGKPALIPLAGPANKQGRIVADNIVFGNRETYKGTIGTSIAKVFDLTVAAAGANAKLLKREGIPYQSSYTHSASHAGYYPGAVPMSIKILFSPDNGQLLGAQVVGFDGVDKRIEMLEQVIQRKGTIYDLTELEQAYAPPYSSAKDPVNMAGYVAENILTKKVEVINWRKISQLNSDTILVDVRTADEYSLGSIPGAINIPVDELRNRLSELPKDKPIVVTCAVGLRGYLAYRILVQHGYKDVKNLSGGYKTWSIATAKPVLKQTESNQQTTKPEEPSAVTSARPASQKTVQIDACGLQCPGPVMQLKKHYAEINTGDRLLITATDQGFGKDVGAWCNMTGAQLVSVENKSGIIHATIEKAEPKSSCKMVNGADNKTLIVFSDDLDKALASFVIANGAASTGKKVTMFFTFWGLNVIKKRQKPAVSKDIFGKMFGWMLPAHSGKLKLSKMNMGGAGSWMMRLIMKKKHIDSLESLIAQAAENGVEMIACTMSMDVMGVKEEELMDNVTLGGVATYLERAEDANVNLFI; encoded by the coding sequence ATGAAATACTTAATAGTTGGAGGAGTTGCCGGTGGAGCTACCGTAGCAGCCCGTTTACGCAGAATCGATGAAAATGCAGAAATAATCCTGTTCGAACGAGGCAAATATGTCTCTTATGCCAATTGCGGACTACCTTATTACATTGGCGGAACTATTACTGAGCGCAACAAACTGTTCGTACAGACAGCGCAGGGATTTACCGCCCGTTTTAATATAGATATTCGTACCGAGCAGGAAGTCACAGCCATCCATCCGAAAGAAAAGACTGTTGAAATAAGAGAACTCAATACAGCTCGGACATACATTGAAAATTATGACAAATTAATTCTTTCTCCCGGAGCGGAACCGCTTCGTCCCGGCATCGAAGGGATCAATAGCGATAAGATATTCACATTACGTAATGTACCCGATACAGACACAATCAAAAAGTACGTCAGCCGGAATAATCCGCGCCATGCAGTAGTAGTGGGCGGCGGATTTATCGGATTGGAAATGGCAGAAAACCTGCATCATCTAGGCATCCGGGTAGCGGTCGTTGAGATGGCAAACCAAGTCATGGCTCCGTTGGATTATTCCATGGCTGCCATTGTACATCAGCAATTAATAGAAAAACAGGTGGACCTCCGCCTGGAAGATGGTGTATCTCGTTTCGAAGAAATACCTGAAGGGATCATCGTTCATCTGCGTAGCGGAAAACAGATTACAACCGACCTGGTATTACTCAGTATCGGAGTTCGTCCTGAAACCAGGTTGGCAAAAGAAGCCGGATTATCCCTGGGATCATTAGGAGGCATTGCCATAAACGACTACATGCAAACTTCCGATCCGGACATCTACGCCTTGGGAGACGCCGTTGAAGTACTCAATCCGGTAACAGGAAAACCAGCCCTGATCCCACTTGCCGGGCCGGCCAACAAACAGGGACGCATCGTTGCCGACAATATCGTGTTCGGTAACCGAGAAACTTACAAGGGAACTATCGGAACCTCTATTGCAAAGGTATTCGACCTGACAGTTGCTGCTGCCGGAGCCAATGCCAAGTTGTTAAAACGCGAAGGTATCCCCTATCAGTCGTCGTATACACATTCGGCATCACATGCCGGTTATTATCCGGGAGCAGTCCCGATGTCTATCAAAATATTATTCTCACCGGATAACGGACAGCTACTAGGCGCACAGGTTGTCGGATTCGACGGAGTGGACAAACGGATCGAAATGCTTGAACAGGTTATACAACGCAAAGGGACAATCTACGACCTGACCGAACTTGAGCAAGCCTATGCTCCCCCCTATTCATCGGCAAAAGATCCGGTAAATATGGCCGGATATGTGGCAGAAAACATTCTTACTAAAAAGGTAGAGGTTATAAATTGGCGTAAAATAAGCCAACTGAATAGCGACACCATCCTGGTAGACGTACGCACGGCCGACGAATATTCTTTGGGATCTATTCCGGGTGCAATCAATATTCCGGTCGACGAACTCCGCAACCGCCTGTCGGAATTGCCTAAAGATAAACCGATCGTGGTGACCTGTGCCGTTGGTCTGCGCGGATACCTGGCTTATCGCATTCTGGTTCAGCATGGCTATAAAGATGTAAAGAACCTGTCGGGTGGTTATAAAACATGGAGCATCGCAACCGCTAAACCTGTTTTAAAACAGACCGAAAGTAATCAACAAACAACAAAACCGGAAGAACCGTCTGCTGTAACCTCCGCTCGCCCTGCTTCACAGAAGACCGTACAGATCGATGCCTGCGGCCTGCAATGCCCCGGCCCGGTCATGCAATTGAAAAAGCATTATGCCGAAATAAATACAGGCGATCGTTTGCTGATCACAGCTACCGACCAGGGTTTCGGCAAAGACGTAGGAGCCTGGTGTAACATGACAGGGGCACAATTGGTGAGTGTCGAGAATAAATCAGGTATCATTCACGCCACAATCGAAAAAGCAGAACCCAAAAGTTCCTGCAAAATGGTAAACGGGGCCGACAATAAAACACTGATCGTATTCAGCGACGACCTGGATAAAGCGCTGGCCTCCTTCGTCATCGCCAACGGAGCGGCCTCTACCGGTAAGAAAGTGACCATGTTCTTTACCTTCTGGGGATTAAACGTAATCAAGAAAAGACAGAAACCGGCCGTATCGAAAGATATCTTCGGAAAAATGTTCGGCTGGATGCTTCCTGCCCACAGCGGTAAACTGAAGCTATCGAAGATGAACATGGGAGGTGCCGGAAGTTGGATGATGCGTCTGATCATGAAGAAAAAACATATCGACAGCCTGGAAAGCCTGATCGCACAGGCCGCCGAAAACGGTGTCGAAATGATTGCCTGCACCATGAGTATGGATGTGATGGGCGTCAAGGAAGAAGAACTGATGGATAATGTTACACTGGGCGGTGTTGCCACTTACCTGGAACGCGCAGAAGATGCCAATGTTAACCTATTCATCTAA
- a CDS encoding DUF3472 domain-containing protein yields MKKIKQVILLGMAVWMMCSCQGKKLELSAEAVAVPLGGNTYVTAGKEGAKVSTAGIKSWTGSDAVLSSWFKVSQAGELKLFLKATATDGPSVVKVTFGGKSFTVKITEAEETIVPVGSVLLAEPGYVRVDLQGEEKEGAQFAGISELLIDGPAAQEPLYFIRDFEPYWGMRGPSVHMKYTLPEEPVEYFYNEITVPEGEDKIGSYFMTNGFGEGYCGIQANSDTERRILFSVWSPFETDDPKAIPEDHRIKLLAQGKDVHIGEFGNEGSGGQSYLIYPWKAGQTYRVITRVHPDGKGNTAYYAWFFAPEENQWRLIAGFLRPQTNAWYTGAHSFLENFIPGQGYLERSVRFGNQWARTAKGEWKELTEGMFTYDATARAGVRQDYAGGVADNMFFLRNGGFFNDNTDFKSVFTRQPNGVAPEVDVTTLPLK; encoded by the coding sequence ATGAAGAAGATCAAACAAGTTATTTTACTGGGTATGGCTGTATGGATGATGTGCAGCTGCCAGGGTAAGAAGTTGGAACTGTCTGCAGAAGCAGTTGCTGTTCCGTTAGGTGGTAATACGTATGTGACTGCCGGAAAAGAGGGTGCGAAGGTTTCTACCGCAGGCATCAAGTCGTGGACAGGCTCTGATGCTGTTCTTTCGTCGTGGTTTAAGGTTAGCCAGGCCGGAGAATTGAAATTGTTCCTGAAGGCTACTGCTACGGATGGTCCGTCGGTTGTGAAAGTTACTTTCGGTGGGAAAAGTTTTACAGTAAAGATCACAGAAGCGGAAGAAACGATTGTTCCGGTGGGTAGCGTATTGCTTGCGGAACCGGGTTATGTTCGTGTGGATTTACAAGGGGAGGAGAAGGAAGGTGCTCAGTTTGCCGGTATTTCCGAACTGTTGATAGACGGGCCGGCTGCTCAGGAACCTCTTTATTTTATCCGGGACTTTGAACCTTATTGGGGTATGCGCGGGCCTTCGGTACACATGAAATACACATTGCCGGAAGAGCCGGTTGAATATTTCTACAACGAAATAACCGTTCCCGAAGGGGAAGATAAGATCGGCAGTTATTTCATGACTAATGGCTTTGGTGAAGGATATTGTGGTATCCAGGCGAATAGCGATACGGAACGACGTATTTTGTTTTCTGTCTGGAGCCCGTTCGAAACGGATGATCCGAAAGCTATCCCGGAAGATCATCGTATCAAGTTACTGGCTCAGGGGAAAGATGTACATATCGGAGAGTTCGGCAATGAAGGCTCGGGTGGTCAAAGTTATTTGATTTATCCCTGGAAAGCCGGGCAAACTTATCGTGTGATTACACGTGTCCATCCGGACGGAAAAGGGAATACCGCTTATTATGCCTGGTTTTTTGCTCCCGAGGAGAATCAGTGGCGATTGATAGCAGGTTTCCTTCGCCCGCAAACAAATGCCTGGTATACCGGGGCGCATTCTTTCCTTGAAAACTTTATTCCGGGGCAAGGCTATCTGGAACGTAGCGTACGTTTCGGCAATCAGTGGGCTCGTACGGCTAAAGGTGAATGGAAGGAACTTACGGAAGGGATGTTTACTTATGATGCAACCGCCCGGGCCGGTGTTCGTCAGGACTATGCCGGTGGTGTGGCTGATAATATGTTCTTCCTTCGTAACGGCGGTTTCTTTAATGATAATACGGATTTTAAATCAGTTTTTACGCGCCAGCCGAATGGAGTGGCTCCTGAAGTCGACGTAACGACGTTGCCTTTAAAGTAA
- the serS gene encoding serine--tRNA ligase: MLTLKMITEETDRVIRGLEKKHFKDAKEAIAKVIELNDKRRSTQNQLDNNLAEVNSLSKAIGGLMKEGKKEEAEATKKRVAEIKEVSKGIQAEMDQASEEMQNLLYTIPNVPYDEVPEGVAAEDNVVEKMGGMETELPKDALPHWELTKKYDLIDFDLGVKITGAGFPVYKGQGAQLQRALINFFLDEARKSGYMEIMPPTVVNAASGFGTGQLPDKEGQMYHCEVDDLYLIPTAEVPVTNIYRDVILDDKQLPIKNCAYTQCFRREAGSYGKDVRGLNRLHEFSKVELVRIDKPEHSKQSHQEMLDHVEGLLQKLELPYRILRLCGGDMSFTAALCFDFEVYSEAQKRWLEVSSVSNFDTYQANRLKCRYRDENKKTQLCHTLNGSALALPRIVAALLENNQTPEGIRIPKALIPYTGFDMIK, encoded by the coding sequence TAAAGTGATCGAGCTAAACGATAAAAGACGTAGTACACAGAATCAATTAGATAATAACCTGGCAGAGGTAAACTCGCTGTCGAAAGCTATCGGTGGCCTGATGAAAGAGGGCAAAAAGGAAGAAGCTGAGGCTACTAAAAAGCGTGTTGCCGAAATCAAGGAAGTCAGCAAGGGTATCCAGGCTGAAATGGATCAGGCGTCGGAAGAAATGCAGAACTTGCTTTACACCATTCCGAATGTTCCTTATGATGAAGTACCCGAAGGTGTTGCAGCCGAAGATAATGTGGTAGAGAAAATGGGCGGTATGGAAACGGAATTGCCGAAAGATGCACTGCCTCACTGGGAATTGACAAAGAAATATGACTTGATAGACTTTGACCTGGGTGTGAAGATCACAGGTGCCGGTTTTCCGGTTTACAAAGGACAGGGAGCACAATTGCAGCGTGCCCTGATAAACTTCTTCCTGGATGAAGCCCGCAAGTCCGGTTATATGGAAATTATGCCGCCGACAGTGGTAAATGCCGCTTCCGGTTTTGGTACAGGTCAGCTTCCTGACAAGGAAGGACAGATGTATCATTGCGAAGTGGATGATCTTTATCTGATACCGACAGCCGAAGTTCCGGTAACAAATATCTATCGCGATGTTATTTTGGATGATAAGCAGTTGCCGATTAAGAACTGTGCCTATACACAGTGTTTCCGTCGTGAAGCAGGTTCTTACGGAAAGGATGTACGCGGTCTGAACCGTCTGCACGAGTTTTCCAAGGTAGAACTGGTTCGCATCGACAAGCCGGAACATTCAAAACAGTCACACCAGGAGATGTTAGATCACGTGGAAGGCCTGCTTCAGAAGCTGGAACTTCCGTATCGTATTCTTCGTCTGTGCGGTGGGGACATGAGCTTTACGGCGGCTCTTTGCTTTGACTTCGAAGTTTATTCAGAAGCTCAGAAGCGTTGGTTGGAAGTAAGTTCTGTATCCAACTTCGACACTTACCAGGCAAACCGTTTGAAATGTCGTTATCGCGATGAAAATAAAAAGACTCAGCTGTGTCACACTTTGAACGGTAGTGCTTTGGCCTTACCGCGTATTGTGGCTGCTTTGCTTGAAAACAACCAGACTCCTGAAGGTATCCGCATTCCGAAAGCGTTAATACCTTACACAGGATTTGATATGATCAAATAA